One region of Terricaulis silvestris genomic DNA includes:
- a CDS encoding MAPEG family protein, which yields MDQFTLANPVFVTYAIAASIMVLKIMLQGWITVARMIKNDAGLVNPEDIKPGPANRNPRPEQLQPLEDVDRSRRIHRNDLENIPAFLAIGLIFVAIAPPLAAQWLMYGFVAARLLHTIVYSTAQRHEVRAVFYSVGSLIVIAMAIWVLLVAISAAS from the coding sequence ATGGATCAGTTCACTTTGGCGAACCCAGTGTTCGTCACGTACGCCATCGCGGCCTCCATCATGGTTTTGAAGATCATGCTGCAAGGCTGGATCACAGTCGCGCGCATGATCAAGAACGATGCCGGCCTGGTGAACCCCGAAGACATCAAACCTGGCCCCGCCAACCGCAATCCGCGTCCCGAACAGCTTCAGCCACTGGAGGACGTCGATCGCTCGCGCCGCATCCACCGCAACGATCTCGAAAACATCCCGGCCTTCCTGGCGATAGGCTTGATCTTCGTCGCCATCGCACCCCCACTCGCCGCGCAGTGGCTCATGTACGGCTTCGTCGCGGCGCGCCTTCTACACACGATCGTGTACTCGACAGCGCAGCGCCACGAAGTCCGCGCCGTGTTCTATTCAGTGGGCTCGCTCATCGTCATTGCCATGGCAATTTGGGTGCTTCTCGTCGCCATTTCGGCGGCGTCTTGA
- the ppc gene encoding phosphoenolpyruvate carboxylase yields the protein MKQNPDIKFLGRVLGDVIRTYAGDDVFRRIEYIRAASVDRHRGGDAGAIDLGLGALDLDETLSFVHSFMLFSMLANLAEDRQGVATEPGADIAQAIAKLESEGISRERALALAECALVTPVLTAHPTEVRRKSIIDHRNEIAALMKLRDAGRLETDGGDLLERAIQRQVALLWQTRPLRHERLYVSDEVETALAYFRESFLPVLPALYARWHRAFGARPPSFLRLGSWIGGDRDGNPNVTAETLEYALARASETVIESYLDQLHQLGADLSISSELASVTPELAALAEASGDAGKAREDEPYRRAIAGVYARLAANFVAVTGREPPRRARFAGEAYASADAFRRDLDVIQAALSADGDGGLGRGGAIGRLIRSVEVCGFHLATLDLRQNADVHERVVAELLKSAGVEADYLALDEAKRAALLRRELAGKRLLSFPDAVYGDETTSELAILCSTAAAHARYGAQCITNYVISKAASVSDMLEVYVLLKEVGLFHPGDAPACPIMAVPLFETIDDLERATAIIGAYFALPEFAAMTNARGHQEVMVGYSDSNKDGGYLTSVWSLHETSAALAPVFERACVALQLFHGRGGAVGRGGGSSFAAIRAQPSGTVNGRIRITEQGEMIAAKYGTRESAAANLEAMASATLLASLEPPALSVKDAKRFAAAMDAISATAFTAYRGLVYETAGFKDFFRQITPISEIADLKIGSRPASRTKSDRIEDLRAIPWVFSWAQARIMLPGWYGAGRGLSAFEDQKLLRDMAAAWPFLATTLANLEMVLAKSDMGIAAEYLRLVESKGGKAIFETIRGAWTETHDAVLAVTGQSRLLERQPALAESIQLRLPYIEPLNLLQVELIKRRRAGEDDPRIHEGIQLSINAIATALRNSG from the coding sequence ATGAAGCAGAATCCCGACATCAAATTCCTCGGCCGCGTGCTGGGCGATGTGATCCGCACCTACGCCGGTGACGACGTGTTTCGCCGGATCGAGTATATTCGCGCCGCGTCGGTGGATCGGCATCGCGGCGGCGATGCGGGCGCGATCGATCTTGGGCTGGGCGCGCTCGACCTCGATGAGACGCTGTCGTTCGTCCATAGCTTTATGCTGTTCTCCATGCTGGCGAACTTGGCGGAAGATCGCCAGGGTGTGGCGACGGAACCCGGTGCGGACATCGCGCAGGCGATTGCCAAACTTGAGAGCGAAGGCATTTCGCGCGAACGGGCCTTGGCGCTGGCGGAGTGCGCGCTGGTGACGCCTGTGCTGACGGCGCATCCGACTGAAGTGCGCCGCAAGAGCATCATCGATCATCGCAACGAGATCGCGGCGCTGATGAAGCTGCGCGATGCGGGCCGCCTAGAGACCGACGGCGGAGACTTGCTGGAGCGCGCGATCCAGCGCCAGGTCGCGTTGCTGTGGCAGACGCGGCCGCTGCGACACGAGCGGCTTTATGTCAGCGACGAGGTGGAGACGGCGCTCGCCTACTTCCGGGAGTCGTTTCTGCCGGTGCTACCGGCGCTCTATGCACGCTGGCATCGTGCGTTCGGGGCGCGGCCGCCCTCTTTCTTGCGGTTGGGAAGTTGGATCGGCGGCGATCGCGACGGCAATCCGAACGTCACGGCGGAGACGCTGGAGTATGCGCTGGCGCGTGCGTCGGAGACAGTGATCGAGAGCTATCTCGATCAGCTGCATCAGCTTGGCGCCGATCTTTCGATTTCGTCGGAGCTGGCGAGCGTGACGCCGGAGCTGGCGGCGCTGGCGGAAGCAAGCGGCGACGCGGGCAAGGCGCGAGAGGATGAGCCATACCGGCGTGCGATTGCGGGCGTGTATGCGCGGCTGGCGGCGAACTTTGTTGCGGTGACAGGGCGCGAGCCGCCGCGACGGGCGCGGTTCGCGGGCGAAGCCTACGCGAGCGCGGACGCGTTTCGGCGCGATCTCGATGTGATCCAGGCGGCGTTGAGCGCGGATGGCGATGGCGGGTTGGGTCGCGGCGGCGCGATTGGGCGGCTGATCCGCAGCGTTGAAGTGTGCGGGTTTCATCTCGCGACGCTGGACCTGCGGCAGAACGCGGACGTGCATGAGCGCGTGGTGGCGGAGCTGCTGAAGAGCGCGGGGGTTGAGGCGGATTATCTCGCGCTGGATGAAGCGAAACGCGCTGCGTTGTTGCGGCGTGAGTTGGCGGGGAAAAGACTGCTCTCGTTTCCAGACGCGGTGTATGGTGACGAGACGACATCGGAATTGGCCATCCTGTGCAGCACCGCGGCGGCGCATGCGCGTTATGGCGCTCAGTGCATCACGAATTATGTGATCTCGAAGGCGGCCAGCGTGTCGGACATGCTGGAAGTGTATGTGCTGCTGAAGGAGGTAGGGCTCTTCCATCCCGGCGATGCGCCCGCCTGCCCCATCATGGCCGTGCCGCTGTTTGAAACGATCGACGACCTGGAGCGCGCAACGGCGATCATTGGCGCGTACTTCGCGCTGCCGGAGTTCGCCGCGATGACCAACGCGCGCGGGCATCAGGAGGTGATGGTTGGGTATTCGGATAGCAACAAGGACGGCGGCTATCTGACTTCGGTGTGGAGTTTGCACGAGACGAGTGCCGCGTTGGCGCCGGTATTCGAAAGGGCCTGCGTGGCGTTGCAGCTCTTTCACGGGCGCGGTGGCGCGGTGGGGCGCGGCGGTGGGTCGTCGTTCGCCGCGATCCGGGCGCAGCCGAGCGGCACAGTGAACGGACGCATCCGCATCACCGAGCAAGGCGAGATGATCGCGGCGAAGTACGGCACGCGCGAAAGTGCAGCGGCGAATTTGGAAGCGATGGCGTCGGCGACGTTGTTGGCCTCGCTAGAGCCACCGGCGTTGAGCGTGAAGGACGCGAAGCGCTTCGCAGCGGCGATGGATGCGATCTCGGCGACGGCGTTCACCGCCTATCGCGGGCTGGTGTACGAGACGGCGGGGTTCAAGGATTTTTTCCGCCAGATCACGCCGATCTCGGAGATTGCCGATCTGAAAATCGGCTCGCGGCCGGCGAGCCGGACGAAATCGGATCGCATCGAGGATTTGCGCGCGATCCCGTGGGTGTTTTCGTGGGCGCAGGCGCGGATCATGTTGCCCGGATGGTATGGCGCGGGACGTGGGCTGTCGGCGTTCGAGGATCAGAAGCTGTTGCGCGACATGGCGGCGGCATGGCCGTTCCTGGCGACGACGCTGGCGAATTTGGAAATGGTGCTGGCGAAATCGGATATGGGCATCGCGGCGGAGTATTTGCGCCTGGTGGAAAGCAAGGGGGGCAAGGCGATCTTTGAAACGATCCGCGGCGCTTGGACTGAGACCCACGATGCGGTGCTGGCGGTGACGGGGCAGTCGCGTTTGCTGGAGCGGCAGCCGGCGTTGGCGGAGTCGATTCAGTTGCGGTTGCCGTATATTGAGCCGCTGAATCTGCTGCAGGTGGAGCTGATCAAACGCCGGCGCGCGGGCGAGGACGATCCGCGCATTCACGAAGGCATTCAGCTATCGATCAATGCGATCGCGACGGCGTTGCGGAATAGCGGCTAG
- a CDS encoding RcnB family protein yields the protein MKKSTLFAAAATMALASPLAISAASAQQDLLRNDQMVQHAQYQGPNRQAQDRDDDREDARRGDHRDRRESWRDDNRESRWDDDRHNGYYQNGRWTYGPPSADRYGRADFELGYRPWAVGQSLGYYGSRFEQVDYRRAQLRRPPRGLRWVVDDRGDYLLINRSGRIMQVVVSGNEPRDRRQSWRDARNDSRWDDRRHNGYYRDNQWTFGPPPQGRYDRDDVVYGYQPWQRGQRLGYYEDRYSEVDYRTDRRLRAPPRGQHWVRNDSGDLLLAAIAGGLITAVILNNTR from the coding sequence ATGAAAAAGAGTACTCTTTTCGCCGCTGCCGCGACGATGGCGCTCGCGAGCCCGCTCGCGATCAGTGCGGCGTCCGCTCAGCAAGATCTGCTGCGCAACGACCAAATGGTCCAGCACGCGCAATACCAAGGCCCAAACCGGCAGGCGCAAGACCGCGACGACGACCGCGAAGACGCCCGCCGCGGCGATCACCGCGACCGCCGCGAATCCTGGCGAGACGACAACCGCGAGTCCCGCTGGGACGACGACCGTCACAACGGCTACTATCAAAACGGCCGCTGGACCTACGGCCCGCCTTCAGCGGATCGCTACGGACGCGCGGATTTTGAGCTGGGGTATCGCCCTTGGGCGGTAGGCCAATCGCTCGGCTATTATGGCAGCCGCTTCGAGCAAGTGGATTATCGCCGTGCGCAATTGCGCCGCCCACCGCGTGGCTTGCGCTGGGTGGTCGATGATCGCGGCGACTACCTGCTCATCAACCGCTCGGGCCGCATCATGCAGGTCGTGGTCAGCGGCAACGAACCGCGCGATCGCCGCCAGTCATGGCGCGACGCACGCAACGACTCGCGTTGGGACGATCGCCGGCACAACGGCTACTATCGTGACAATCAGTGGACTTTCGGTCCGCCGCCTCAAGGCCGCTACGACCGCGATGATGTTGTTTACGGCTATCAGCCTTGGCAGCGTGGCCAACGCCTGGGCTATTACGAGGATCGGTATTCCGAAGTGGATTACCGAACAGATCGTCGCCTGCGCGCGCCGCCGCGTGGGCAACATTGGGTTCGCAACGACAGCGGCGACCTTCTGCTCGCAGCCATCGCGGGCGGTCTGATCACCGCAGTGATCCTGAACAACACGCGCTAA
- a CDS encoding DEAD/DEAH box helicase yields the protein MITFQDLGVSAPILKALEAEGYTTPTPIQIQALPIVQKGRDLIGLAQTGTGKTAAFALPILDRLHQNRKHAGEKSCRTLVLAPTRELAAQIGDSFRAYGKFLGLSTTVVFGGASMHKQKQAMFRGVDILVATPGRLLDHVSQRSIRLDKVEILVLDEADHMMDMGFIHDLRKIATILPRARQTLFFSATMPPAIEELAAQFLDRPEKISVAPQSTTAERVQQVVVHVDQSKKQDLLHAMLADKGMKRALVFARTKHGADRVANKLESAGFNTGAIHGNKSQGQRTRALDDFKRGKTRILVATEVAARGIDVDDITHVINFDLPNVPEQYVHRIGRTARAGTDGIAISFCAPDERAYLKDIERLTKQPVPVMETDMSLRAPRADDRPVRPKGPAGRNGQQQQRKHAPKKHHASETHGKAHAKQGHAPSSAREEGDRRDRKGNDVWSNAGPPRRLKRRPARV from the coding sequence GTGATCACATTCCAAGACCTCGGCGTTTCCGCGCCGATCCTGAAGGCGCTTGAGGCCGAGGGCTACACCACTCCAACTCCGATCCAGATCCAGGCGCTGCCGATCGTGCAGAAGGGCCGCGACCTGATCGGTCTGGCCCAAACCGGCACCGGCAAGACCGCGGCGTTCGCGCTGCCGATCCTCGATCGCCTGCATCAGAACCGCAAACACGCGGGCGAAAAGTCGTGCCGTACTTTGGTGCTCGCCCCAACGCGCGAACTCGCCGCCCAAATCGGCGACAGCTTCCGCGCCTACGGCAAATTCCTCGGCCTCTCGACCACCGTCGTCTTCGGCGGCGCGTCGATGCACAAGCAAAAGCAAGCCATGTTCCGCGGCGTCGATATCCTCGTCGCCACGCCGGGCCGTCTGCTTGACCACGTCAGCCAGCGCTCGATCCGTCTCGACAAGGTTGAAATTCTCGTCCTCGACGAAGCCGATCACATGATGGACATGGGCTTCATCCACGACCTGCGCAAAATCGCGACCATCCTGCCGCGTGCGCGCCAAACACTGTTCTTCTCCGCCACCATGCCGCCGGCGATCGAAGAACTCGCCGCGCAATTCCTGGATCGCCCGGAAAAAATCTCGGTTGCGCCGCAATCGACCACCGCCGAGCGCGTCCAACAAGTTGTTGTCCACGTCGATCAGTCGAAGAAGCAGGACCTGCTGCACGCCATGCTCGCCGACAAGGGCATGAAGCGCGCGCTGGTGTTCGCCCGCACCAAGCACGGCGCTGACCGCGTCGCCAATAAGCTGGAAAGCGCGGGTTTCAACACCGGCGCCATCCACGGCAACAAAAGCCAAGGCCAACGCACCCGTGCGCTGGACGACTTCAAGCGTGGTAAGACCCGCATCCTGGTCGCCACCGAAGTCGCCGCCCGCGGCATCGACGTCGATGACATCACACACGTCATCAACTTCGATCTGCCCAACGTGCCGGAGCAATACGTCCACCGCATCGGCCGCACCGCGCGCGCCGGTACGGACGGCATCGCGATTTCCTTCTGCGCGCCCGACGAACGCGCATACCTGAAGGACATCGAGCGCCTGACCAAGCAACCGGTGCCCGTGATGGAAACCGACATGTCGCTCCGCGCTCCGCGCGCGGACGACCGCCCAGTCCGCCCGAAAGGCCCCGCCGGCCGCAACGGCCAGCAGCAACAACGCAAGCACGCGCCGAAGAAGCATCACGCTTCAGAGACGCACGGCAAAGCGCACGCCAAGCAAGGCCACGCGCCGAGCAGCGCGCGCGAAGAGGGCGACCGTCGCGACCGCAAAGGCAACGACGTCTGGTCCAACGCCGGCCCGCCACGCCGCCTGAAGCGCAGACCGGCGCGCGTCTAA
- a CDS encoding Crp/Fnr family transcriptional regulator, with product MRSAEEFCEGLPVVAFAAGDVLLGEGALTGRLYVLLDGAVEVLKGELQINVVADRGAIFGDMSALLGIPHMATVRADGACRAYVAEDGVAFLQANPELSFVLAKLLAHRLYGVTAYLADLKLQFEDQANHLGMVDDILETLLHEQNNTFTPGSDREPDY from the coding sequence GTGCGGTCTGCCGAAGAGTTTTGTGAGGGCTTGCCTGTCGTGGCGTTCGCGGCAGGCGACGTGCTGCTCGGCGAAGGCGCGTTGACGGGGCGGCTTTATGTGCTGCTCGACGGCGCCGTCGAGGTGCTGAAGGGTGAGTTGCAGATCAACGTTGTCGCCGATCGCGGCGCGATCTTTGGCGACATGTCGGCGCTCTTGGGCATTCCGCACATGGCGACGGTGCGCGCGGACGGTGCGTGCCGCGCCTATGTGGCGGAGGATGGCGTGGCCTTCCTGCAGGCCAATCCGGAACTCTCCTTCGTTCTGGCGAAGCTGTTGGCGCATCGCCTCTACGGCGTGACCGCGTATCTCGCAGACCTGAAGCTGCAGTTTGAAGACCAGGCCAATCATCTGGGCATGGTCGACGACATTCTGGAAACGCTGCTGCACGAGCAGAACAACACGTTCACGCCAGGCTCGGACCGAGAGCCGGACTACTGA
- a CDS encoding DUF4440 domain-containing protein, with protein MFVLPTLSPALSRRAALTLGLMLPFAGRAAADEGESGMNSNDAAHLRRRAAEANDAFVAGDMRRWYALASPMGRDFTLMAPFGGAPSHGFDGSDAHLDAMARRFTGGSAAFELIESYATPDMVVMAFIERQRAEVGGLPEQDWSLRVTQVYARREGEWVMVHRHADPLTHPRDMAETAALARGVNAASDA; from the coding sequence ATGTTTGTGTTGCCCACCCTGTCGCCGGCGTTGTCGCGCCGCGCGGCGCTGACCTTGGGATTGATGCTGCCGTTCGCGGGACGCGCGGCGGCGGACGAAGGAGAGTCTGGAATGAACAGCAATGACGCAGCGCACCTGCGGCGGCGCGCGGCGGAGGCCAACGACGCGTTCGTCGCGGGTGACATGCGGCGCTGGTACGCGCTGGCGAGCCCGATGGGCCGTGATTTCACACTGATGGCGCCGTTCGGCGGCGCGCCGAGCCATGGCTTCGATGGCAGCGATGCACATCTCGATGCGATGGCGCGGCGGTTTACCGGCGGTAGCGCTGCGTTCGAGTTGATCGAAAGCTATGCGACGCCGGACATGGTGGTGATGGCGTTCATCGAGCGGCAGCGCGCGGAAGTTGGCGGCCTGCCGGAGCAAGATTGGTCGTTGCGGGTGACGCAGGTTTATGCGCGGCGCGAGGGCGAATGGGTGATGGTGCATCGCCACGCCGATCCGCTGACGCATCCGCGGGATATGGCTGAGACGGCGGCGCTGGCGCGGGGAGTCAACGCAGCTTCAGACGCTTGA
- a CDS encoding metallophosphoesterase family protein encodes MRVRASPTLTSAILARRRPARDRLRVTRTAEPRLKILLVSDLHYALKQFDWVVANAPSFDVVVLAGDHVDIAGQLSGSVQVTVILKYLRRLAPLTRVVVSSGNHDLDTRDGAGEKVAAWMNRVRQLGIAADGDTIEANGALITICPWWDGPVVREAVSALLQRDAAKRAGKQWIWVYHAPPADSPTSWTGREHFGDADLSAWIETHAPDLVLTGHIHEAPFKRDGSWADRIGASWVFNSGRQIGPTPTHIAIDTQVREAAWFSLAGAELARLDLPLTRPLQSLEIAPAWLSSPALGPSLA; translated from the coding sequence TTGCGCGTCCGCGCTTCGCCGACGCTGACTTCCGCAATTCTCGCGCGCCGCCGCCCCGCGCGTGATCGACTGCGAGTCACGCGCACCGCGGAGCCACGCCTGAAAATCCTGCTCGTCTCCGATCTGCACTACGCCTTGAAGCAGTTCGACTGGGTCGTCGCTAACGCGCCCAGTTTCGACGTCGTCGTGCTCGCCGGCGATCATGTCGATATCGCCGGGCAACTCAGCGGCAGCGTGCAGGTCACGGTGATCCTGAAATACCTGCGCCGTCTCGCGCCGCTCACCCGCGTCGTCGTTTCCTCCGGCAATCACGACCTCGATACGCGCGACGGCGCCGGCGAGAAGGTCGCCGCCTGGATGAACCGCGTGCGGCAGCTCGGCATCGCCGCCGATGGCGACACAATCGAAGCCAACGGCGCACTGATCACGATCTGCCCGTGGTGGGACGGCCCCGTCGTGCGCGAAGCGGTCAGCGCGCTGCTGCAGCGCGACGCCGCCAAACGCGCCGGCAAACAATGGATTTGGGTCTATCACGCTCCGCCTGCGGACTCGCCGACAAGCTGGACTGGTCGCGAACATTTCGGCGACGCCGATCTCAGCGCTTGGATCGAAACCCACGCGCCCGATCTCGTGCTCACGGGCCACATCCACGAAGCGCCGTTCAAACGCGACGGCTCCTGGGCCGATCGTATTGGCGCGAGCTGGGTGTTCAATTCCGGCCGCCAAATCGGCCCGACGCCCACACACATTGCCATCGACACCCAAGTGCGCGAAGCCGCGTGGTTCTCGCTCGCCGGCGCCGAACTCGCGCGCCTCGACTTGCCGCTGACACGTCCGCTTCAATCGCTCGAAATCGCGCCAGCTTGGCTCAGTAGTCCGGCTCTCGGTCCGAGCCTGGCGTGA
- a CDS encoding Crp/Fnr family transcriptional regulator, translating to MPAGEFKLIAEKLHRVDLTLGQSLHRAGEPIESIYFVENGFISVLTMLSDGAPLEIGLIGAEGVAGVSVVLGATNSYSETMCQTPGAAYRMTASALKDVSAQAPHLRDLLLRYTHVFHVQVAQTAACNAHHELGQRLARWLLAAHDRSDVAELSLTQDLIAVMLGVRRSTVSIAASTLQKAGVIRYQHGRITILDRVGLENAACECYGAVASEYRALFGEHPLDTKPAAVPLS from the coding sequence TTGCCGGCTGGGGAATTCAAACTCATTGCTGAGAAACTGCACCGCGTAGACCTCACGCTGGGCCAATCGCTTCACCGCGCCGGCGAGCCGATCGAGAGCATCTACTTCGTCGAAAACGGCTTCATCTCCGTGCTCACAATGCTTTCCGACGGCGCCCCGCTGGAGATCGGCCTAATCGGCGCGGAAGGCGTAGCCGGCGTTTCAGTCGTGCTTGGCGCCACAAATTCATACAGCGAGACGATGTGCCAGACCCCAGGCGCGGCGTATCGCATGACCGCGTCCGCCTTGAAGGACGTCTCCGCGCAAGCGCCGCACCTGCGCGATCTCTTGCTGCGCTACACCCATGTCTTCCACGTCCAGGTGGCGCAAACCGCCGCCTGCAATGCGCACCATGAACTGGGCCAGCGCCTCGCCCGCTGGCTGCTCGCCGCGCACGATCGCAGCGATGTCGCAGAATTATCGCTCACCCAGGATCTTATCGCCGTCATGTTGGGCGTCCGCCGTTCCACCGTCAGTATTGCCGCGAGCACGCTGCAAAAGGCCGGCGTCATCCGCTATCAGCACGGCCGGATCACCATCCTCGACCGGGTCGGCCTCGAGAACGCGGCTTGCGAGTGCTACGGGGCGGTGGCGAGCGAATATCGCGCGCTGTTTGGCGAACACCCTCTCGACACAAAGCCTGCCGCCGTCCCGCTCAGCTAG
- a CDS encoding DUF5367 family protein, with the protein MIARWMIVGFVLWLVVTLAFRFVGEDFFTTGPSGSISWLFMTLPFIMFALTFALLKLFKVDPSDRAEAASIFAVPGLIIGVYEINSFQFVFPNLDPALGPSFSALMFACYAAVIIAGIVSSRLHTLGGASS; encoded by the coding sequence ATGATCGCGCGTTGGATGATTGTCGGTTTCGTTCTCTGGCTGGTGGTCACGCTGGCGTTCCGTTTTGTCGGCGAGGACTTCTTCACCACCGGCCCGTCAGGCAGCATCTCGTGGCTCTTCATGACCTTGCCCTTCATTATGTTCGCACTGACGTTCGCGCTGCTGAAGCTGTTCAAGGTCGATCCCTCGGATCGCGCCGAAGCCGCCTCGATCTTCGCGGTGCCTGGCCTCATCATCGGCGTCTACGAGATCAACAGCTTCCAGTTCGTTTTCCCGAACCTCGATCCGGCGCTTGGCCCGTCGTTCTCGGCGCTGATGTTCGCCTGCTACGCGGCTGTGATCATCGCCGGCATCGTATCATCGCGCCTGCACACGCTCGGCGGCGCCAGCAGCTAA
- a CDS encoding NADH:flavin oxidoreductase, with the protein MAQLTDPLQLRSGATLKNRFILSPLTNLQSHADGVLSDDEFRWLTMRAEGGFALTMTCAASVQESGVGFPGQLGFHDEKHLQGITRLARTIKEHVSHAVAQLHHGGLRAMKGHKAPSADEKLNAEAMTLDEVRASRDHFIAAAQRAERAGFDGVELHGAHGYLICSFLSPELNRREDEYGGSPENRARFLNECIDGVRAATKSGFSLGVRLSPERWGIQLPEIRDLAQRLMREAKIDYIDMSLWDVRKEPNDEAYQGRTLASYFTELDRNGTRLGAAGKIMSAQDARDVIAMGFDFPVLGRAAILHHDFPKRAASDANFTAIATPVSEAYLHEEGLGPAFVQYMRTWKGFVEEPAA; encoded by the coding sequence ATGGCTCAACTCACCGATCCGCTTCAGCTCCGCTCCGGCGCCACGCTGAAGAACCGCTTCATCCTCTCGCCGCTCACCAACCTGCAAAGCCACGCCGACGGCGTCTTGAGCGACGACGAATTCCGCTGGCTCACCATGCGCGCCGAAGGCGGTTTCGCGCTCACCATGACCTGCGCCGCGTCCGTGCAAGAAAGCGGCGTCGGCTTTCCCGGCCAACTCGGCTTTCACGACGAGAAGCACCTCCAAGGCATCACGCGCCTCGCGCGCACCATTAAAGAGCATGTCAGCCACGCCGTCGCGCAATTGCACCATGGTGGCCTTCGCGCGATGAAAGGCCATAAGGCGCCGTCGGCCGACGAAAAACTCAACGCCGAAGCCATGACGCTCGACGAAGTCCGCGCCTCCCGCGATCACTTCATCGCCGCTGCTCAGCGCGCCGAACGCGCCGGCTTCGACGGCGTCGAACTTCACGGCGCTCACGGCTATCTGATCTGCTCGTTCCTCAGCCCCGAACTCAACCGCCGCGAGGATGAATACGGCGGCTCACCCGAAAACCGCGCGCGCTTTCTCAACGAATGCATCGACGGCGTCCGCGCTGCCACCAAGTCCGGCTTCTCGCTCGGCGTCCGCCTCTCACCGGAGCGCTGGGGCATCCAGCTCCCCGAAATCCGCGATCTCGCCCAGCGCCTGATGCGCGAAGCCAAGATCGATTACATCGACATGTCGCTCTGGGACGTCCGCAAAGAACCAAACGACGAAGCCTACCAAGGCCGCACGCTCGCCTCCTATTTCACCGAGCTCGATCGCAACGGCACGCGTCTCGGCGCCGCCGGCAAGATCATGTCGGCGCAAGATGCGCGCGACGTCATCGCCATGGGCTTCGACTTTCCCGTCCTCGGCCGCGCCGCCATCCTGCACCACGATTTCCCAAAGCGCGCCGCGAGCGACGCAAATTTCACCGCCATCGCCACACCCGTTAGCGAAGCGTACTTGCACGAAGAGGGTTTAGGCCCAGCCTTCGTTCAATATATGCGCACCTGGAAGGGCTTCGTCGAGGAACCCGCGGCCTGA
- a CDS encoding sensor histidine kinase yields the protein MSESCLELDAPPPGSSYGVKALLVENARLRRLCAEAKELASRHELALREGDHRIKNSLQIVASLMGMQERRETSETARAALHAATARVQAIARMHDALQLNGSSNKVNLGALVETMCLTLHAMAGDPIRVKVIVNVEPLEAPIAVAQPVVLAVNELVVNALRHAFPADRSGTVHVELKCVDGELRVVVADDGAGLPADHDKAGGYGMKLVRMMAAKIGAKLNIESPPGARFTLSAPYGASA from the coding sequence GTGAGTGAGAGTTGCTTGGAACTAGACGCGCCGCCACCTGGCAGTTCGTACGGCGTCAAGGCGCTGCTGGTCGAAAACGCCCGGCTGCGCCGGCTTTGCGCTGAGGCGAAAGAACTGGCCTCTCGGCACGAACTCGCGCTGCGCGAGGGCGATCACCGCATCAAGAACAGCCTCCAGATCGTCGCCAGCCTGATGGGCATGCAGGAGCGCCGTGAGACCAGCGAGACCGCGCGCGCCGCTCTCCACGCCGCCACCGCCCGCGTTCAAGCCATCGCGCGCATGCACGACGCGCTGCAGCTCAATGGCAGCTCCAACAAAGTGAATCTCGGCGCGCTGGTTGAGACCATGTGCCTGACTTTGCACGCCATGGCCGGCGATCCGATCCGGGTGAAGGTCATCGTCAACGTTGAGCCGCTCGAAGCCCCGATCGCAGTGGCGCAGCCCGTTGTGCTGGCGGTGAACGAATTGGTCGTCAACGCACTCCGCCATGCTTTCCCGGCAGACCGCAGCGGCACTGTCCACGTCGAGCTGAAATGCGTGGATGGCGAACTGCGCGTCGTCGTCGCCGACGATGGCGCGGGCCTGCCTGCTGATCATGACAAAGCCGGCGGCTACGGCATGAAGCTCGTGCGCATGATGGCCGCGAAGATCGGCGCTAAGCTCAACATCGAAAGCCCGCCCGGCGCCCGCTTCACGCTCTCCGCGCCCTACGGCGCGAGCGCTTAA